Genomic segment of Candidatus Latescibacter sp.:
CCCGTGTTGCACTTGAGAGTTGAAACCGCCATGACTAAAAAAACAAATTTAATAATTATTGAAGATAATCGCCTTCTGCGTGACGGTATCACGGCGATGATCAATAAACAGCCTGATCTCAAAATGATGGCTGCATTTGGAGAGAGCGAGACAACTCTGACGAAAGTTAGTGATTTGAAACCCTGTGTGTTGCTTCTGGATTTCAGTTTACCAAATCAAGACAGTTTTGAATTAATGAAATCGTTGAAGAAGAACTGTCCAGAGACAAAAGTGATTATAATGGATATTGTTCCATTGCAGTCCGATATCGTTACTTTTATAAAAGCGGGAGCAGCGGGGTTTCTCCTTAAAGATGCCTCGACGAACGATTTTCTTAATACGATTCGATTGGTTGCTGATGGTGAAAAAGTTTTGCCGCCC
This window contains:
- a CDS encoding response regulator transcription factor, coding for MTKKTNLIIIEDNRLLRDGITAMINKQPDLKMMAAFGESETTLTKVSDLKPCVLLLDFSLPNQDSFELMKSLKKNCPETKVIIMDIVPLQSDIVTFIKAGAAGFLLKDASTNDFLNTIRLVADGEKVLPP